In Dermacentor albipictus isolate Rhodes 1998 colony chromosome 6, USDA_Dalb.pri_finalv2, whole genome shotgun sequence, the following proteins share a genomic window:
- the LOC135910464 gene encoding zinc finger protein 883-like isoform X1 — MCGVPKPNTITRNPIHYRAPAFCCTTEYVGPGFMCIVKEEPAAAPAAVEDEFEAATRSDSSQTASSRRDLECFGESAPSYECEMCHKVFSTNQRLLQHSVAHGREWNFWCSICGASFPRSEDLLEHGISHVDKQQHCCLICYRSFCNAGMLRKHVWCHTAVHKKREAATGGDSSQRASSRRDLECAGESAPRYECEMCHEVFNTDQRLLQHSVAHIHKWKFWCSHCGASFPRNEDLLEHKSTHIDMQQHRCLVCHRSFNHAALLRKHVWFHVERPTFYCHLCPMVFPVRQQLLDHLHTHDCVPFACEQCGATFIFEAELTRHKKKHEEVRCHKCPECNKAFLQKSHLAEHRTIHTGERPFSCNICTKKFVRQTRLAVHMRKHGDQTNVQQSDS; from the exons ATGTGCGGAGTGCCGAAGCCTAATACCATTACTCGCAACCCCATACACTACAGGGCACCAGCCTTTTGTTGCACCACAG AGTATGTAGGCCCAGGGTTCATGTGCATCGTTAAGGAGGAGCCGGCAGCTGCTCCAGCTGCTGTTGAAGATGAGTTTGAAGCAGCTACCAGGAGCGACAGTTCGCAGACAGCAAGCAGTCGCCGAGACCTTGAATGCTTCGGGGAAAGTGCCCCTAGCTATGAATGCGAGATGTGCCACAAGGTCTTCAGCACCAATCAACGCCTTCTCCAGCACTCCGTAGCGCATGGGCGCGAGTGGAATTTCTGGTGCAGTATCTGCGGAGCCAGCTTTCCACGAAGCGAAGATCTGTTGGAACACGGAATCAGCCACGTCGACAAACAGCAGCACTGCTGCTTGATCTGCTACAGGTCCTTCTGTAATGCGGGCATGCTTCGAAAGCATGTCTGGTGTCACACTGCTGTTCATAAGAAGCGTGAAGCGGCTACCGGGGGCGACAGTTCGCAGAGGGCAAGCAGCCGCCGAGACCTTGAATGCGCCGGGGAAAGTGCCCCTCGCTATGAATGCGAGATGTGCCACGAGGTCTTCAACACCGATCAACGCCTGCTCCAGCACTCCGTAGCGCATATACACAAGTGGAAGTTCTGGTGCAGTCACTGTGGGGCCAGCTTTCCACGAAACGAAGATCTGTTGGAGCACAAGAGCACCCACATCGACATGCAGCAGCACCGCTGCTTAGTCTGCCACAGGTCCTTCAACCATGCAGCCCTGCTTCGAAAGCATGTCTGGTTTCACGTCGAACGTCCGACATTCTACTGCCACCTGTGTCCCATGGT GTTTCCCGTTCGGCAGCAGCTGTTAGATCACCTGCACACCCACGATTGTGTCCCCTTTGCGTGCGAGCAGTGCGGTGCCACTTTCATCTTCGAGGCAGAGCTGACGAGGCACAAGAAGAAGCACGAGGAAGTTCGGTGTCACAAGTGCCCCGAGTGCAACAAGGCCTTCCTCCAGAAGTCCCACCTGGCTGAGCACCGAACGATACACACGGGAGAACGGCCGTTCAGCTGCAACATCTGCACAAAAAAGTTTGTGCGCCAAACCCGCTTGGCTGTACACATGCGGAAGCATGGAGATCAAACTAACGTCCAGCAATCAGATTCTTAG
- the LOC135910464 gene encoding zinc finger protein 675-like isoform X2: MIKYVGPGFMCIVKEEPAAAPAAVEDEFEAATRSDSSQTASSRRDLECFGESAPSYECEMCHKVFSTNQRLLQHSVAHGREWNFWCSICGASFPRSEDLLEHGISHVDKQQHCCLICYRSFCNAGMLRKHVWCHTAVHKKREAATGGDSSQRASSRRDLECAGESAPRYECEMCHEVFNTDQRLLQHSVAHIHKWKFWCSHCGASFPRNEDLLEHKSTHIDMQQHRCLVCHRSFNHAALLRKHVWFHVERPTFYCHLCPMVFPVRQQLLDHLHTHDCVPFACEQCGATFIFEAELTRHKKKHEEVRCHKCPECNKAFLQKSHLAEHRTIHTGERPFSCNICTKKFVRQTRLAVHMRKHGDQTNVQQSDS, encoded by the exons ATGATCA AGTATGTAGGCCCAGGGTTCATGTGCATCGTTAAGGAGGAGCCGGCAGCTGCTCCAGCTGCTGTTGAAGATGAGTTTGAAGCAGCTACCAGGAGCGACAGTTCGCAGACAGCAAGCAGTCGCCGAGACCTTGAATGCTTCGGGGAAAGTGCCCCTAGCTATGAATGCGAGATGTGCCACAAGGTCTTCAGCACCAATCAACGCCTTCTCCAGCACTCCGTAGCGCATGGGCGCGAGTGGAATTTCTGGTGCAGTATCTGCGGAGCCAGCTTTCCACGAAGCGAAGATCTGTTGGAACACGGAATCAGCCACGTCGACAAACAGCAGCACTGCTGCTTGATCTGCTACAGGTCCTTCTGTAATGCGGGCATGCTTCGAAAGCATGTCTGGTGTCACACTGCTGTTCATAAGAAGCGTGAAGCGGCTACCGGGGGCGACAGTTCGCAGAGGGCAAGCAGCCGCCGAGACCTTGAATGCGCCGGGGAAAGTGCCCCTCGCTATGAATGCGAGATGTGCCACGAGGTCTTCAACACCGATCAACGCCTGCTCCAGCACTCCGTAGCGCATATACACAAGTGGAAGTTCTGGTGCAGTCACTGTGGGGCCAGCTTTCCACGAAACGAAGATCTGTTGGAGCACAAGAGCACCCACATCGACATGCAGCAGCACCGCTGCTTAGTCTGCCACAGGTCCTTCAACCATGCAGCCCTGCTTCGAAAGCATGTCTGGTTTCACGTCGAACGTCCGACATTCTACTGCCACCTGTGTCCCATGGT GTTTCCCGTTCGGCAGCAGCTGTTAGATCACCTGCACACCCACGATTGTGTCCCCTTTGCGTGCGAGCAGTGCGGTGCCACTTTCATCTTCGAGGCAGAGCTGACGAGGCACAAGAAGAAGCACGAGGAAGTTCGGTGTCACAAGTGCCCCGAGTGCAACAAGGCCTTCCTCCAGAAGTCCCACCTGGCTGAGCACCGAACGATACACACGGGAGAACGGCCGTTCAGCTGCAACATCTGCACAAAAAAGTTTGTGCGCCAAACCCGCTTGGCTGTACACATGCGGAAGCATGGAGATCAAACTAACGTCCAGCAATCAGATTCTTAG
- the LOC135910464 gene encoding zinc finger protein 596-like isoform X3, with the protein MCGVPKPNTITRNPIHYRAPAFCCTTEYVGPGFMCIVKEEPAAAPAAVEDEFEAATRSDSSQTASSRRDLECFGESAPSYECEMCHKVFSTNQRLLQHSVAHGREWNFWCSICGASFPRSEDLLEHGISHVDKQQHCCLICYRSFCNAGMLRKHVWCHTAVHKKREAATGGDSSQRASSRRDLECAGESAPRYECEMCHEVFNTDQRLLQHSVAHIHKWKFWCSHCGASFPRNEDLLEHKSTHIDMQQHRCLVCHRSFNHAALLRKHVWFHVERPTFYCHLCPMVLSTLMEEHKMHSTHLMSMRTTYAEINTSFFVLGYIRYNSHKCFRLNKVLE; encoded by the exons ATGTGCGGAGTGCCGAAGCCTAATACCATTACTCGCAACCCCATACACTACAGGGCACCAGCCTTTTGTTGCACCACAG AGTATGTAGGCCCAGGGTTCATGTGCATCGTTAAGGAGGAGCCGGCAGCTGCTCCAGCTGCTGTTGAAGATGAGTTTGAAGCAGCTACCAGGAGCGACAGTTCGCAGACAGCAAGCAGTCGCCGAGACCTTGAATGCTTCGGGGAAAGTGCCCCTAGCTATGAATGCGAGATGTGCCACAAGGTCTTCAGCACCAATCAACGCCTTCTCCAGCACTCCGTAGCGCATGGGCGCGAGTGGAATTTCTGGTGCAGTATCTGCGGAGCCAGCTTTCCACGAAGCGAAGATCTGTTGGAACACGGAATCAGCCACGTCGACAAACAGCAGCACTGCTGCTTGATCTGCTACAGGTCCTTCTGTAATGCGGGCATGCTTCGAAAGCATGTCTGGTGTCACACTGCTGTTCATAAGAAGCGTGAAGCGGCTACCGGGGGCGACAGTTCGCAGAGGGCAAGCAGCCGCCGAGACCTTGAATGCGCCGGGGAAAGTGCCCCTCGCTATGAATGCGAGATGTGCCACGAGGTCTTCAACACCGATCAACGCCTGCTCCAGCACTCCGTAGCGCATATACACAAGTGGAAGTTCTGGTGCAGTCACTGTGGGGCCAGCTTTCCACGAAACGAAGATCTGTTGGAGCACAAGAGCACCCACATCGACATGCAGCAGCACCGCTGCTTAGTCTGCCACAGGTCCTTCAACCATGCAGCCCTGCTTCGAAAGCATGTCTGGTTTCACGTCGAACGTCCGACATTCTACTGCCACCTGTGTCCCATGGT GTTATCCACCCTTATGGAGGAACACAAGATGCACTCAACACACTTGATGTCTATGCGAACTACGTATGCAGAGATAAATACATCATTTTTTGTGCTTGGGTATATACGATACAATTCTCATAAGTGTTTTCGACTTAACAAAGTGCTTGAATGA
- the LOC139061171 gene encoding zinc finger protein OZF-like, protein MQLHPKNQHLGPGFIHLVEEELPASPAAVEDEFEVATGSNSSQTASSRRDLECVKESARRYECEMCHKVFNTDQRLLQHSVMHGREWKFWCDHCGASFPRSEDLLEHGSTHVDKELHRCLICHKSFNHAVLLREHVWCHTEKPTFYCHLCPMVFPVRQQLSKHLRTHDRNEPYTCDQCDATFVFEAELMKHKKKHKEVRRYKCPECSKAFLRKCHLAEHQNIHTGDRPFSCKICTKKFARRTHLALHLRKHGGKTNVEPSDS, encoded by the exons ATGCAGCTCCACCCTAAAAATC AGCATTTAGGCCCAGGGTTCATACACCTCGTTGAGGAAGAGCTGCCAGCTTCTCCAGCTGCTGTTGAAGACGAGTTTGAAGTGGCTACCGGGAGCAACAGTTCGCAGACGGCAAGCAGTCGCCGAGACCTTGAATGCGTCAAGGAAAGTGCCCGTCGCTATGAATGCGAAATGTGCCACAAGGTCTTCAACACTGATCAACGCCTGCTTCAGCACTCCGTAATGCATGGGCGCGAGTGGAAGTTCTGGTGCGATCACTGTGGGGCCAGCTTTCCACGTAGCGAAGATCTGTTAGAGCATGGGAGCACCCACGTCGACAAGGAGCTGCACCGCTGCTTGATCTGCCACAAGTCCTTCAACCATGCGGTCCTGCTTCGAGAGCATGTGTGGTGTCACACCGAGAAGCCGACATTCTACTGCCACCTGTGTCCCATGGT GTTTCCTGTGCGGCAGCAGCTGTCAAAGCACCTGCGCACCCACGATCGGAACGAGCCCTATACATGCGACCAGTGCGATGCCACTTTCGTCTTCGAGGCAGAGCTGATGAAGCATAAGAAGAAGCACAAGGAAGTTcggcgttacaagtgcccggagTGCAGCAAGGCCTTCCTCCGGAAGTGCCACCTGGCTgagcaccaaaatatacacacgGGGGATCGTCCGTTCAGCTGCAAAATCTGCACAAAGAAGTTTGCGCGCCGGACCCACTTGGCTTTACACTTGCGGAAGCATGGAGGTAAAACTAACGTCGAGCCATCAGACTCCTAG